A stretch of Sulfurimonas sp. DNA encodes these proteins:
- a CDS encoding D-2-hydroxyacid dehydrogenase produces MKIVLLDTLTFGDTDLSAFYKLGEVEVFATTSKEQTQERITDAVVIVTNKVVITDAHMSNTPKLKLICVAATGMNNVDLEAAKQRGIEVKNVSGYSTASVIQHTFSMLFYLVGHSKYYDEYVKDGSYSKSPIFTDITKPFFEVKGKKWGIIGLGTIGHGVASVAEAFGAEVCYYSTSGKNSSKDYPQVELNELLRSCDIISIHAPLNERTLNLLGYEQLLMCRDRAVILNLGRGGIIDEEAVARIIDEKNIYFGLDVLSREPMEQNHPLLSVKNRDNLYITPHIAWASVEARDKLIAGVVENIREFVIARL; encoded by the coding sequence ATGAAAATAGTTTTACTCGATACTTTGACTTTCGGCGACACGGATTTAAGCGCTTTTTATAAGCTGGGAGAGGTAGAAGTTTTTGCGACGACTTCAAAAGAGCAAACACAAGAACGAATAACTGATGCCGTCGTTATAGTTACCAACAAAGTTGTTATAACCGATGCGCATATGTCAAATACTCCAAAGCTAAAACTTATCTGTGTAGCGGCAACCGGTATGAACAATGTCGATTTGGAAGCTGCAAAGCAAAGGGGCATAGAGGTTAAAAATGTTTCAGGTTACTCAACGGCTTCAGTTATCCAGCACACTTTTTCCATGCTTTTTTATCTTGTAGGACACTCTAAATATTATGATGAGTATGTCAAAGACGGTTCTTATTCAAAAAGCCCGATTTTTACGGATATAACAAAACCGTTTTTTGAAGTAAAAGGCAAAAAATGGGGAATCATCGGCTTGGGGACTATAGGTCATGGAGTTGCAAGCGTGGCGGAAGCGTTTGGCGCAGAGGTTTGCTACTACTCTACAAGCGGTAAAAACAGCTCAAAAGACTATCCGCAAGTAGAACTAAACGAACTTCTTAGAAGTTGCGATATTATCTCCATACATGCGCCTCTAAACGAGAGAACACTCAATCTTTTAGGATATGAACAGTTGTTAATGTGTAGAGACAGAGCCGTAATTTTAAATCTCGGACGCGGCGGAATCATCGATGAAGAAGCGGTTGCACGCATTATAGACGAAAAAAATATCTATTTTGGTCTGGATGTTTTAAGTCGTGAACCGATGGAGCAAAATCATCCTCTCTTAAGTGTGAAAAACAGAGATAACCTCTACATAACGCCTCATATAGCGTGGGCTAGCGTTGAAGCAAGAGATAAACTTATAGCCGGTGTAGTAGAGAATATCAGGGAGTTTGTTATTGCAAGATTATAA
- a CDS encoding DedA family protein: MPFSSEVAFLAALANDMPKENALIFASGGNILAIILNYFLGLWFYEKTKTKLLSSKIGTMTYNHGHRYGYYALLFSWLPIIGDPLTLVAGVVRLRFVWFVIIAATLRVARYYALTLVV, from the coding sequence TTGCCCTTTAGCTCTGAAGTTGCATTTCTTGCGGCTTTGGCTAATGATATGCCAAAGGAAAATGCACTTATCTTCGCTTCAGGCGGGAATATTCTTGCCATAATACTAAACTACTTTTTGGGCTTATGGTTTTATGAAAAAACCAAAACAAAACTTCTTTCTTCAAAAATAGGAACTATGACTTATAATCATGGGCATCGTTACGGTTACTATGCGCTTTTGTTCTCGTGGCTTCCTATTATCGGCGATCCGCTAACACTTGTAGCAGGAGTTGTCAGGCTTAGGTTTGTTTGGTTTGTTATAATAGCGGCAACACTAAGAGTTGCAAGATACTACGCGCTAACGCTGGTGGTATAA
- a CDS encoding FAD-dependent oxidoreductase, whose amino-acid sequence MNRVIVIGAGGAGLVAALSAHENGAKVTVITKEYPTRSQTSMAQGGINAVLSDEGSDSVETHIQNTLKSANGLSDEKAVTFMCKEAPNAIKWLDSIGVPFSRNSESKIAQRKLGGAYAPRACYAQDYTGLKILHTLYDRCLEAGIEILNERYLLEFITNKDNNSKNFVCGVSVLNKRSGEVEVYEANSVIAATGGYSRVYHDYSTNSLSTTGDGVASANRAGAKLSDMEFIQFHPTALKNSSILISESARGAGGYLLNSKGERFVNELLPRDEVARAIYDEMAKGHDIFLDIRHLGAEFIENELPQEAKLAKLYENIDPSVELIPIKPAAHYTMGGIEVDEYSSTSISGLFAVGECANHRVHGANRLGGNSLLELVVFGKQAGKSAAIYADSFDKRADLSGQKKSFEDKITKIKEFSSEINFYEKQRELGELFYKNLGIKREKTAMRTLLNEVKEMKAALPKMGVSDKTKEYNTNLIEFLEFKNILELSELILISAISRQESRGAHFRVDFPLLDNKKFQAHTIIDRDGAVSYED is encoded by the coding sequence ATGAATCGCGTAATAGTTATAGGCGCAGGCGGAGCAGGACTTGTTGCGGCATTAAGCGCCCATGAAAACGGTGCAAAAGTAACGGTAATAACAAAAGAGTATCCGACAAGAAGTCAAACGAGTATGGCTCAAGGCGGCATAAATGCAGTTTTATCGGATGAGGGCAGCGATAGCGTAGAGACCCATATACAAAACACTCTAAAATCCGCCAATGGTTTATCTGATGAAAAAGCAGTAACTTTTATGTGCAAAGAAGCCCCAAATGCCATTAAGTGGCTAGATAGCATAGGCGTACCTTTTAGCAGAAACAGCGAGTCGAAAATCGCCCAAAGAAAGTTAGGCGGTGCCTATGCGCCAAGAGCCTGTTATGCGCAGGATTATACGGGTTTAAAAATCCTACATACACTCTATGACAGATGCCTTGAAGCGGGAATTGAGATTTTAAATGAGCGATATCTGTTGGAGTTTATAACAAACAAAGATAACAATAGCAAAAACTTTGTTTGCGGTGTAAGTGTGTTAAACAAACGAAGCGGTGAAGTTGAAGTTTATGAGGCAAACAGCGTTATAGCAGCAACCGGCGGATATAGCAGAGTTTATCACGACTACTCGACAAACTCCCTCTCTACGACCGGTGACGGAGTCGCCTCGGCTAACAGAGCCGGAGCGAAACTTAGCGATATGGAGTTTATACAGTTTCATCCGACGGCTCTTAAAAACTCTTCCATTTTGATTTCCGAGAGTGCAAGAGGTGCAGGCGGATATCTGCTTAACTCAAAAGGCGAGCGATTTGTAAATGAACTTCTGCCTCGCGATGAAGTAGCCCGTGCTATTTACGACGAAATGGCAAAAGGGCATGATATTTTTTTAGATATTCGTCATTTGGGAGCAGAATTTATAGAAAATGAACTTCCGCAAGAGGCAAAGCTTGCAAAACTTTATGAAAATATCGATCCATCGGTTGAGCTAATCCCCATTAAACCCGCAGCGCACTATACAATGGGCGGAATAGAAGTAGATGAATACTCTTCTACTTCCATAAGCGGGCTTTTTGCAGTCGGAGAGTGTGCAAACCATAGAGTTCACGGAGCAAACAGACTTGGCGGAAACTCACTTTTAGAACTTGTCGTATTTGGCAAACAGGCGGGTAAGAGTGCAGCAATATATGCAGACAGTTTTGATAAAAGGGCAGATTTGTCGGGGCAAAAAAAGAGTTTTGAAGACAAAATCACCAAGATAAAAGAGTTTTCAAGCGAGATAAATTTTTATGAGAAACAAAGAGAGTTGGGTGAACTTTTTTATAAAAATCTCGGCATAAAAAGAGAAAAAACGGCTATGAGGACTCTGCTAAATGAAGTCAAAGAGATGAAAGCGGCTCTGCCGAAGATGGGTGTTAGTGACAAAACAAAAGAATATAACACAAACCTTATAGAGTTTTTGGAGTTTAAAAATATATTGGAGTTAAGTGAGCTTATTTTAATCTCCGCTATAAGCAGGCAGGAGAGCAGAGGAGCGCATTTTAGGGTTGATTTTCCTTTGCTTGATAATAAAAAGTTTCAAGCTCATACGATTATAGATAGAGACGGGGCGGTTAGCTATGAAGATTAA